Genomic DNA from Telopea speciosissima isolate NSW1024214 ecotype Mountain lineage chromosome 2, Tspe_v1, whole genome shotgun sequence:
GTAGATGATAACGATTCGACCAAGAAGGGTCAGAAGTTGCCGATCTTCATAGCTTACGTGGAAATTAAAAAAGTCCTTAGATGACATGGACCTTCGTACAAGTTCCACATTTCCACTTCGATTCCGAGCAACCGCCAAAGTTGTTACTCTCGATTCTCGAACCATCTTCTTCCGCCCTTCTGTATTCTTAAGAAGGTTGTTCTATACACTTGATTGTTGACACAGTTCTTACTTGAAAATTAATTTCTAGACACACAGACCCGAATCAGGAAACAATGGTCACTGCAGACTCCATGTTGGCGTTGATTAGGGCTTGTAGGACTTCTTTTAGAAACTCTCACGACAAAATAGCATTCGCTGTTCACGCTTCCTTTCTCGCCTCTGGATGTATTCTTGTTGCCACTGGGCTTCCTGCTTTCTCCGACACTGTTTTGTCCTCTCCTTCTACAGGTAATCTATCCATTGTTTTTGAGTCGTCTATTTCTGCTGTTTGTTTTTCCTCTTGcagtttctttcctttggtGTGGATAATGATCTTCTTTCTTGAATTGGGTAGATGAAGTTGGGATGGAGTGCAACGGAAGACGCTTATGCTTTCCTCTACAGCAAAGAGGAAAACGGTGCCAAGAAATTGGTCTTAGTAAAATGTTTGCGATGGGGGTTAAATTGATTGTGGATGCACTGGTCGTGGGAGGTGGAGACGAGAAACGAGTCAACCTCCAAATCGagtaaattttttcttttttgttttataatttttatttccttgaGCTTACGTTGAATTTGTGGCATTTTTATATGAGAAAAGGGGATGGCTGGGTTTTGGAACTCTTTTAATTCTAAATGAGTGGATGTCGGGATTGTGGAATTCCTTTGATTCTGCAACTCTTACGGGTTTGTGGTTTATGCAGTGTTTTACAAGTATGATGGGGGAAGTGAGAGCACTAACTATTCTGACATGTATAAGAATTTTGAGGAGCTTGTGAGTATGTTGAATTCCATTATTCTGGCTAAATTGGATGAATCATCGACGTCTAACGGTTTAAGGTACCTAATTTAAATTACAGTATTGCCATTGTTTTCTGATGCTATCACTATTTTTGTAAAGAACTCTGTTACTTGAATTTTGGTAGGCAATTTTTTTAGTGTTTCGAGGGAAATACCATTTCATGATAAGACAAAGTTGGAGAAACATTGTCGAAGGAACAAATTCGGCTcaatttggttgcaagggaaattaaagaaaTTGAAGTGAAACCAGATCTATATTAAAATGCAAACTTTTAATATGATTGTGTGACTAATTCTAAAATTGTTTACAACTCCAAAACATTCCAAATATAGTTATTAAATTATGCAGACGTCCCCTGTACTATGACCTAAATACACACACCTCCCCTGTGATTCCAACAATTACAACTGTCTCACTTTTGTTGATGGTGTTAAATATAAAACATAATGACAATTTTAACCACCTCACTAAACTCAACCCACTCAACCCTTATTTGGACCCTTAACCAGTAGAATATCCCACTTTTTTAACCCTCTTCCCTGCAAGTAACGTCATTCCCCTTCatccaaggttttaagtatcgttCCGTATCCTCCGATACTAACCGATACGTGTCATATCTTAAGTACCGATACGCTATAGTACTAATACGatacctaaattttttttggaattagtACATGTAAGATACCTCATCctgtatatataattaattgaatgcacttgtcttgtagtactttgttctcctttttatacatgatatattttacatattacttatttatagtgtttatgcttcaaaactgtttttggcatatatcctaagcatttccatatgtttcttgaccatttccatacaTATCTAGCGTATCTTGAATCTCtctgatacgatatgatacaatacgtctattaaaatacccttttgatatGATACCCGATACAGCTACGTTAAACCTTGCCTTCATCTGCTGAGGACTTGCAACTCATCAGTGACCTGcaagacctgcaactccttccagTGTTGCAGTATGAGTTTCTTCGTAAGTATGTGAATAAGAGGCTCTCCTTTAAGAACTGCAGGAGAACCTTTTTGGATGTAGAAACAGGGAACTTCCAGAAAATGGTTCTGTCCCTTGCTGTTCTTGGGTCAATTTTGCCTAAGAAGAAGGTCCATGGAAATCATCAATGGTGTGTCGTATTTTCTTGCCAACCACGTATTTTTATCCTGAGAAGAAGGTTGATGCAGATCTGAAGGTgtattcaaggaagaagaagaagagggctgTTGCTTAGCATCGACGAtcacgttttttttttaatcttgggTTGTTGAGTTGTTTTGTCTTTGTATGAGCCATTTAGTTAAGTTTAAGTTGTGGTCCGTTCTAGTGGTCTAGCTGAAGTTacttaccttctattttcattgttaGTAGTTACTATCTATTTCCATTGTTAGTAATTGTCAACAATTAGTTCACATTAGTTA
This window encodes:
- the LOC122649633 gene encoding probable proteasome inhibitor, translated to MVTADSMLALIRACRTSFRNSHDKIAFAVHASFLASGCILVATGLPAFSDTVLSSPSTDEVGMECNGRRLCFPLQQRGKRCQEIGLSKMFAMGVKLIVDALVVGGGDEKRVNLQIDVLQV